Within the Staphylococcus argenteus genome, the region ATGAAATATAAGCCATATATCATTACCCCTTTCTAATTCTACTTTATCAATATTTTACGCTTAAATTATTCACTTTAAAATATTTCCATACAAAAAACCAGGCACACACTGTGCCCGGCTTGAAATATTGGTTATGCATTATCATTATTGTCTTTTTTACGTCTTCTAAATAATAGTAAAGATCCTAATAATGTCATCATTGCACCAAATAAAGTTACATTTGTATTTTCACTCTTATCTCCTGTTTCTGGTAAAGCATCAGATATATCCTGTTTCGATACTTGATTAGAAAGCTTTGATTCCCCTTTAGGATTCGTAGGTGCTTTCTGTTCATTATTTGGTGGTGCAACTTCTGAATCGGAGTCGCTATCTGAGTCTGAGTCACTGTCGGAGTCTGAATCGCTATCTGAATCGGAGTCACTATCTGAATCTGAGTCATTATCTGAATCGGAGTCGCTATCTGAGTCTGAGTCACTGTCTGAATCTGAGTCACTATCAGAGTCGGAGTCGCTGTCTGAGTCCGAATCGCTATCTGAATCTGAGTCACTGTCTGAATCTGAATCACTATCTGAATCTGAGTCGCTATCTGAGTCGGAGTCGCTGTCTGAATCTGAATCACTATCTGAATCGGAGTCGCTATCTGAGTCTGAGTCACTATCTGAATCTGAGTCGCTGTCTGAGTCTGAATCGCTATCTGGATCCGAGTCGTTATCTGAGTCGGAATCGCTATCTGAATCCGAGTCGCTATCTGAGTCGAAATCGCTGTCGGAATCTGAATCGCTGTCTGAGTCTGAATCGCTGTCGGAATCTGAGTCGCTATCTGAGTCGGAATCGTTGTCTGAATCTGAGTCGCTGTCTGAGTCCGAATCGCTGTCTGAATCTGAGTCGCTATCTGAGTCTGAATCGCTATCTGAATCCGAATCACTGTCTGAATCTAAGTCGCTATCTGAATCCGAATCGCTGTCTGAGTCTGAGTCACTTTCTGAATCTGAGTCACTATCTGAACCTGAGTCACTATCTGAGTCGCTGTCCGTATCAGAATCACTATCGCTTCCTGGATCTGGGCTTGGCTCTGGATCTGGTGTTGGTTCCGGTTCTGGGTCTGGGCTTGGCTCTGGATCCGGTGTTGGTTCCGGTTCTGGATCTGGGCTTGGCTCTGGATCTGGGCTTGGCTCTGGATCCGGTGTTGGTTCCGGTTCTGGGTCTGGGCTTGGCTCTGGATCCGGTGTTGGTTCCGGTTCTGGATCTGGACTTGGCTCTGGATCAACTGGTGGTCCCGGTGTTGGATCAACTGGATTTACTGCTGAATCACCATCTGCACTTCCGCCACCATAACGTACAACATTCTCATTATTCCAACCGAAAATACTGTAGTCTCTACCTGTCACAGGATCAACATTTTCTTGAATAACCTGAGTTTTTAAGTTTTTACCTGTATTGTCGTAATGACCTTCTACTAATATTACATATGTTTTAGTAATATCACCAAATTTAATACTAGCTACATTTGGATGCTCATAATAGACTCTACTATTAAATTGATCAGTTACTTCTGTAAGATTAGAATCATTTGGATCTGCATAGTAGCTATCTGATAATTTTGATGTGTCTTTAACTTCAAATATTCTCAGTTTCGTATCTGTAGCACTTACTTTACCGCTACTTTCTTCAATTTTATCTTGGTAACCTTTAATATACACCCACGTATTACCTAAAACTCGTTGCTTAGGGTTAACAAATACAGTTTGCTTATATGTGTTTTGTCCTGAAGCTGTGTCTACGCCAATAATTTGAGAAGAAATATTTGCGCCATTTGGCTTATCAATACCTGCAATTGGTGAACTATAGTTATAAGTAATTTTATTGTTAAACATTTCATCTGCAATATTAATATTTGCATCATATGTCCCTGATTTAGGTGCCTTTGCTCTATCTGTAAAAAGAGGCAATGAAAATTGTCCGTTAATATTTTCTTTTCCATTTACATAATCTGTAAAGACAAATGTATATGTCTTAGTCAAAATATCATACGTTGCTTTAGCTACAACATCACCATTCGTACTTTTAATATCTGCAATTGGCATCGTATTATTTGAGTTAGAATAATCCACATCACCATTCCCAGTTAAACTATCTGGTAACTTCGCTGTAAAGTAATCCCCTGATTTCACTTGCCCTGTCACTTTAAAGTTTGCCGCCATAAATGTGTTACCACTTTGGTTAGGATCAAATGTAGTCTTTTCTAATTTAAAATCACTTGCCGTAACTTTATCATTCACATTTGTACCTTTATTATCTGCAGCATTTACTACCGGTTCAGCAGCAGCTAAACTACGCAATGCTCTTGTTCTAACACTTGGTTTGTTAACCGCTTGTGTATTGGAAATCGATTGATTATTACTAGCACTAGTTTGTGGTGATGATTGTGGTAAATCGAGTATTTGAGGACTTTTAAGTTCGCTGTTTGTTGATGCACTATTTGCATCACTCGTTGATTTATCTACTTTAGAATTTACTTCTTGAGGAACCGTTTGATCTTGCGGTTTTGCAGCTGTCGCTTGATCTTGAATAGCCGTTGTTTGAGGTGACTCACTTTTTACTGATGAAGTTTGATTATCACTTGATGGCGTCGTGTTATTCGTTGAAGATTGCTCTGTTGTAGTTGTATTACTTGTTTGTGTAGATGTCGATTGTGTTGTGCTATCTACTAAGGCACTGTCTGTATTTGTACTAATATCAGCTGTATCATTAGCCGTTGTGTTTGATTGAGGTGTTTCTATCATTTTGTTTTTTTCGGAATCTGCACTTGCATTATTTGTCGATGATTGTGTTGTATCATTCGATTTCTCTGATGCGTGTGCTTGATGATTGCCTATCCCAAATAGTATGGTTGCACCTACTATTACTGATGTTGTACCTACTGTAAAACGTCTAATCGAATACTTATTCTGCTTATTCGACAAATAATCAATTCTCTTTTTCAAAAACATTACTCCATTTCAATTTCTAGATTAGACTAAATTGTATAATGGATTAACAATTTTATCAATTGCTTTTTGAAAAAAATTATGTAAAATTTGTTTTCTTCCTATTTATATAACTTAAAATTTTCTGTTAACTAGCAAATACCAATATACTACTTTTACACCTTTACAAATGATTTAACTTTTAAAAACTTAGGCATTCTAAAAATTTTATAATCTTAAACATAGCTTTATTTACATCATTAGATACTTAGAAATCATATTAAATTATTTCTTACAAAATCAATAAGGCCTAACGTATCGTTTCACGTTAGACCTCTTGTTCAACTTATTCATTTCACAATGTATATTAAACACATACGTCATTAAATAAATGTTTGCTAATTAGCCAATTTTTATGATCTTTTACCACAAGCTTTTCATCTTTCAACTCGTGAATAATATGACCAGCTGTTTCCCGAGAAATACCAGCCATATCACTCATTAATTGAATTGTTAAAAATTGTTTGATTTCATAAAATTCATCTTGATCATAACCGACTGTTTGACATATATGGCATAGCAATTTAATAATTCTATCTTTTGCAAATTTACTGGTTACAGCCATATTATAATTCATATGTTGTTGCTCATTATCTGTCATTAATGCAAAAAGAGTCAAAAATATATCATCATTAGATTTACATAAAAAGGCCATTAAATCTCGCGGCAAACCAAGAACCGTGCAATCTGTTAGCGCTGTACACAGTTCATTAACATCTTTCGGATGAAATAAATTGCTAATCGGAAATAATACTTGTTCCTTATTAAAGTAGCGATATACATCTCCATTTTGATTATAGTGTTCTCTAATTATGTTACCTTCAATTAAAAAGTAAATATTGCTACTTTCTTGTGGTGAAAAATAAATAACTTGACCTTTTGAATAATGTCTGACAAAACATTCACTTTGATATGGTTGTAATATACTATAAGGGATATTAATATAATCTGCTAATGTCTTTAGTTCGCGTTCTAATTTATTATTCCTATCCAAAATAAAGTTTTCTGTCATAAGTTAAACTCCTTCAAACCTTGCAAAGTGTCAGCAGACCACTTTTTCATTTGAATCACTGGAGAAACACATTTATTGTTTTATCGTGTGATTATTAAAGGACTACATGTGAATGTGTGTACCTTTATTACCTATTAAAGCATTATATGCTTGTTCTAAATTTGTAATAATAACTTTTTTATTAGTTCCACCTTCAACAAATCGGATTGCCGCTTCAATTTTTGGTAACATTGAGCCTTCTGCAAACTTGCCTTGTGCCGCGTAATTTTTCAAAGTTGCTATAT harbors:
- a CDS encoding Crp/Fnr family transcriptional regulator; the encoded protein is MTENFILDRNNKLERELKTLADYINIPYSILQPYQSECFVRHYSKGQVIYFSPQESSNIYFLIEGNIIREHYNQNGDVYRYFNKEQVLFPISNLFHPKDVNELCTALTDCTVLGLPRDLMAFLCKSNDDIFLTLFALMTDNEQQHMNYNMAVTSKFAKDRIIKLLCHICQTVGYDQDEFYEIKQFLTIQLMSDMAGISRETAGHIIHELKDEKLVVKDHKNWLISKHLFNDVCV
- the clfB gene encoding MSCRAMM family adhesin clumping factor ClfB, which encodes MKKRIDYLSNKQNKYSIRRFTVGTTSVIVGATILFGIGNHQAHASEKSNDTTQSSTNNASADSEKNKMIETPQSNTTANDTADISTNTDSALVDSTTQSTSTQTSNTTTTEQSSTNNTTPSSDNQTSSVKSESPQTTAIQDQATAAKPQDQTVPQEVNSKVDKSTSDANSASTNSELKSPQILDLPQSSPQTSASNNQSISNTQAVNKPSVRTRALRSLAAAEPVVNAADNKGTNVNDKVTASDFKLEKTTFDPNQSGNTFMAANFKVTGQVKSGDYFTAKLPDSLTGNGDVDYSNSNNTMPIADIKSTNGDVVAKATYDILTKTYTFVFTDYVNGKENINGQFSLPLFTDRAKAPKSGTYDANINIADEMFNNKITYNYSSPIAGIDKPNGANISSQIIGVDTASGQNTYKQTVFVNPKQRVLGNTWVYIKGYQDKIEESSGKVSATDTKLRIFEVKDTSKLSDSYYADPNDSNLTEVTDQFNSRVYYEHPNVASIKFGDITKTYVILVEGHYDNTGKNLKTQVIQENVDPVTGRDYSIFGWNNENVVRYGGGSADGDSAVNPVDPTPGPPVDPEPSPDPEPEPTPDPEPSPDPEPEPTPDPEPSPDPEPSPDPEPEPTPDPEPSPDPEPEPTPDPEPSPDPGSDSDSDTDSDSDSDSGSDSDSDSESDSDSDSDSDSDSDLDSDSDSDSDSDSDSDSDSDSDSDSDSDSDSDSDNDSDSDSDSDSDSDSDSDSDSDSDSDFDSDSDSDSDSDSDSDNDSDPDSDSDSDSDSDSDSDSDSDSDSDSDSDSDSDSDSDSDSDSDSDSDSDSDSDSDSDSDSDSDSDSDSDSDSDSDSDSDSDSDSDSDNDSDSDSDSDSDSDSDSDSDSDSDSDSDSEVAPPNNEQKAPTNPKGESKLSNQVSKQDISDALPETGDKSENTNVTLFGAMMTLLGSLLLFRRRKKDNNDNA